A region of the Flavobacteriales bacterium genome:
CAACAGCCCGACCCGAATGTGCTGAAGGAATTGCTTACGTACAAGATGCCGTATGGCAAGTACAAGGATTGGCGCGTCTTGGATATTCCTGTTTATTATCTGGAGTGGATGTACGCGCAAGGCTTCCCGAAAGGGAAATTGGGAATGATGCTTTCCACAGCCCATGTCATCAAGACCAACGGATTGGAACATCTGCTTCCGAAGCAATAAAAAAAGCCCACCGAACAAATTGCTCAGCGGGCCTTCCTGTTGTCAAACATTGGTACTTAGTCCGTGTATTCTTTGAACTCGAAATCCATCCCTACCGTTCGGGCGAAAACATGCCCAAGATCAAGAATGTCGATATCATCTTCTTCGTAGAACCAGAACACGGTCACATCATTTCCATCGTCCTTTATCTCCTTCAACTTCCTCAATATATCAGAAATTGATTTTGAGGATGGCGTATTGAAGTATTCCAACCTGAACGTGAATTCTGTCTTTGAATTCGGAGCAGCGGCATACGAATCAAGCCATTCCAAAATGGGCAAATAGAAACCTTTCGCATTCAATGGAAAGGATCTTCCCGTTATCTCAAATCTGTTCGCTTCGGCATCCAAAGTGACCTGTGGTGTCTCCTTGGTAGCCTCCAATCTTAGTGATTTCAAGTCTCCCATTCGCTTACGGATTTATAGGGGTGAAGGACGTGGTCAGACATCCTGCAATCAAATATGCTTATCAAATACGGTTGCGGCAAAATAAAAGTTGCACCGTTAATGGATTCCGTGCATTTTCCTTTTGATGATGGGTGTTAGAAGTACCAATACAACTCCCGCACCGATTGGCAATGCCGTGTAGATCAGAAAGAACGTTGACATGGAATACATCTCGGTGATCGTATCGATCAAACTTCCTGTCCAACCTGCCAAGTAGTTTGCAATGGCAGTGGCACCGAACCAAACTCCGAACATCAAGCCTACCAATCGTGCTGGCGCGAGTTTACTCACGTAAGAAAGACCAACAGGCGAGAGTGCCAATTCGCCCATGGTGTGCAGGAAATAGGCAAGAATGAGCCAGACCATACTTACAGATGCTGTTGCAGCACCTTGCGGAATACTGGCAGCTCCAAATGCAAGTGCACCAAAGCCCAGTCCAAGAAGGATAAGGCCAAGCGCAAATTTGACGGAAGCCGATGGATTGAACCAGTTCTCCCACATTTTCGAGAAGATAGGCGCAAATGCGATGATGAAGAACGAGTTGAGGATTCCGAACCATGATGCTGGAACTTCGCTGCTCTCTGCGGTGAATTCCCTCATCAACATTATAATGGCTACATACCATATTATTACAAAACTCAATCCTAAAAAAGTGTTCGAAAGCCAATAGCGTTTAAACGTTTGTCTAAACAACGTTATAAGAACATAGGTCACTATGGCAAGTGGCGCAATGGTTAAAATCGTGTTGAACCAACGGAACGTATTTGCTGCCTCCCCTGTCAATACACGATTGGTGTAATCCTTCGCGAAAATGGTCATGGAACCTCCTGCCTGTTCAAACGCCATCCAAAAAAAGATAGTGAAGAAGGCCAGAATACCGATCACCAAAAGGCGGTCGCGCTCCACGTTTGCAGGAACATTCTCCTCCACATCCTCATCCAGTTCCATGTGGTTGTTCTGTACCGAAACTTCCAACGCCTGACCTTGTTTCGGGCTCAGCCCGATCTTGCCGAAAATGCCCTGAGCAAAATAGAATTGCAACATACCGAGGAACATGAAAACACCCGCCAATCCGAAACCAAAGCTCCAACCTACCTTCTCCCCGATATATCCACAAAGCAGAATTCCTAAGAATGCACCTGCATTGATTCCCATGTAAAAAATGGTGTAAGCGGCATCTTTCTTATCGCTGCTTTTCGGGTAGAGATTTCCGACAATAGACGAAATGTTGGGCTTGAAAGCCCCGTTTCCAAGAACCAGTAATATCAATCCGAGATAGAATGTGAACTCGGTTTCGAGTGCCATGGACGCATGACCACACGTCATCAGAAACGCACCAAGCATCACCGCTTTGCGGAAACCAAGCAATTTATCGGCCAAAAGCCCACCAAAAATCGGTGTGACGTACACCAAACCCGTGTACATGGCATAAAGCTTCAGCGCATCTTCGCGCTCCCAGGCCCAACCACCATCTTCCAATCCTGTGACAAGAAACAGCACCAGCAACGCCCGCATGCCGTAGTAACTGAACCGCTCCCACATTTCGGTGAAGAAGAGGATGAACAGTCCCGCAGGGTGTCCGAACAATTGCTTTTGCTGTGCTGCTGTCATAGGTCGAATGTTTGAAAGGCGTTGAAGGTAAGATTTTGTCGGAAAGGGTTTGACGCATCAAACCTAAACCACATAGCGACTATTCGTTCAGAGATTCTTCTTAATGAAATCTGTCATCTTGGTGAAGAGATGCAAGCGTGCATTCTTCCCGTAAATGCCATGATTGCGGTCGGGATAGATGTACAGTTCGAACTGCTTGTTGGCCTCAATAAGCGCTTCGGTCATTTCCACGGTGTTCTGAAAATGCACGTTATCGTCTCCCGTTCCGTGAACCAAGAGATACGCGCCTTTCATCTTTTCCACATGATTGATAGGTGAATTATCATCGTAGCCTTTGGCGTTTTCCTGAGGCGTTCGCATGTAGCGTTCCGTGTAAATGGAATCGTAAAAACGCCAGTTGGTGACAGGTGCCACGGCAATGGCCATCGAATAGTAATCGGCACCTTTGGTCAACGCCAGCGAACTCATATAGCCGCCATAGCTCCAGCCGTACATTCCTATCCTGGCAGGGTTCACATAGCCAAGCGTTCCGAGGTATTTGGCGGTTTCAATGTAATCTTCCACTTCCAGTTTGCCGAGCTGCTTGTAGGTGCAATTCTTGAAATCCCTTCCTCGGTTTCCCGTTCCGCGATTATCCACCGAAACAATGATGTATCCCTGCTGTGCCAACATCAGTTCCCACATCTGCGTTTTGGAGCCCCAAGCATCATTCACCGTGTTGCTTCCAGGTCCTCCGTAAATCAAAACAAGGACTGGATATTTCTGTGTCGGATCGAAGTTCGCAGGCTTGATCATCCATGCGTTGAGCGAGGTTCCGTGGGATGGTGTGAATGAGAAGAATTCCTTCTTCGGCAGGTTCATTTCCGCCAGCATCTTTTTGAGCGAAGCATTGTCTTTCAGCACGCGAAGTTGCTTGCCTTTGTCGGTGATGAGCGAAATGAACGGAGGCGTATTCGCATCTGAATGCTGGTTGATGAAATACTCATTCGTCTTGCTGAAATTCGGGTAATTCTGTCCCTTGTTCGGTGTAAGCTTCCGCTTGAAATTGCCATTGAGCGAAGCCGCGTACACATGTCGCTGTGTCGGGCCTTCTTCGGATGATTGATAATAGAAGTTCTTGCCTTTGGCATCGATGCCGTAGAAGTCGGTCACGTCCCACTCGCCCGAAGTCAGCTGCGCCTTGACGTTTCCCGCCACATCGTAGAGGTAGAGATGATTGTAACCATCCTTCTCACTGCTCCAGATGAACTCCTGTCCGCCATCCAAAAATGTTAGGTTATCCGTAATGTCAATGTAAGTGTCGGATATCTCGCTCAGCACCACACGCGTTTTGCCTTTCAAAGCATCCGCAAACAGCAGCTCCAAGCGGTTTTGCAATCTGTTCATCCGTTGGATGGAAAGTGTCGAAGGGTCATTCGTCCACTTGATACGTGGAATGTAGATGTCATCGCGCTCCCCAATCTCCACTTTCACGTTCAATTCACGGTCCACGTGGTAGATGTAAATGGCCACTTTCGAGTTCTTCTCGCCAGCCTTCGGATACTTGAATCTTTCTTCCGAAGGATAAAGTTGCCCTTCATATTTCGTCATCGAGAACTCCTTCACTTCCGTTTCATTGAACTCATAATAAGCGATAAAACGCCCATCGGGCGACCATTGAAAGGCTTTGGTAAACGCGAATTCCTCCTCATACACCCAATCGCTCATTCCATTGATGATCTCATTCTTCTTTCCGTTGGAAGTAATGCGTTGGGTCTTTTTCGTGTCGAGGTCTTCCACGTACAGGTCGTTGTCTTTCACGTACGCCACCTGATTGGAAACGGGCGAAAACGTAGCGTGAAACACATGCTTCCCTCCTGCTACTTCGCGCAGCTTCTTATCCGTTCGGTCGTAGGCATAATATTTGTAGCTGGATGAATGGCGGTAAACAGGATCTTCCTCCGTTGCCAACAGCAGTTTGGTTTCGCTTTTATTGAAATCGTATTCATCGATCGTCACCATCCCACCATCAAACTTCAGGTCAGATGCCAGAACGATCGCGTCCACAGAATCGCCACTTTCGTAACTGTACTTGATCACGTTGCTGTTCTGAAGTGTCGTGTAGTGCTTTCCATCGTTCAACGAACGGATTCCGTACACACCTTCTGTTCGGAATTTGCCCGTTTTCCAGATGTCTTCGAGCGTAATTTCCTGCTGCGCGAAAACTGCCAGCGTGTTGAAAATGATGAGAAAAACTATGCTTGTCCTTCGTAGAGGTCGCTCCATTTGTAGGTTACTTTTGCGTTAACTCGATCAAAACTAAAAATTGCATGGCTTACGGACAGATCACCGCTGAGGTTATAAACGCACTGAAAACCATTGTTGGAGAAGCCAATTTCCACGTGGATGAAGAGACGCTGACCGAGCACGCTTCCGACAAGACCGAAGACCACGTTTTTATGCCACAGGTGGTGGTCATGCCTGGCAAAGCCGAAGAAGTTGCTGCCATGCTGAAACTCTGCAACGAGCATGTGATTCCCGTAACGCCACGCGGTGGCGGAACGGGGTTGAGCGGAGGCGCGCTACCGATAAAAGGAGGCGTGGTTGTCGCTATGAAACGCTTCAATCAGATTTTGGATATTGACGAATTGAACCTACAGGCCACCGTAGAGCCGGGAGTGATCACAGAGGTTTTTCAGAATGCGGTAAAAGAAAAAGGACTGTTCTATCCGCCAGACCCAAGTAGTAAGGGAAGTTGCTTTTTGGGTGGAAATTTGGGCGAAAATGCAGGTGGACCGAAAGCGGTGAAATATGGCGTTACACGCGATTACGTTCTAAACATGCAAGTGGCATTGCCAACAGGCGAGCTCATTTGGACGGCAGCCAACGTTCTGAAGAATTCCACGGGCTACAACCTCACGCAACTGATGTGCGGAAGCGAAGGAACGCTCGGCATCATTACGAAAATCGTGTTCAAACTGCGGCCATATCCGAAAAAGGATGTGACGCTGCTGGTTCCGTTCACAACTGCAGAGGAAGCTTGCCGGGCCATTTCGGGCATTTACATGGCTGGAATTACGCCTTCGGGAATGGAGTTCGTGGAGCGTGATGCCATTGTTCTGACCATGAAATACGTGGATGAAGTGCTCAGCGCACCCGTTTCCATCGACCTGCCAGACAACATTAACGCCCATCTGATCATTGAACTGGACGGGAATGACGATGAGGTTTTGATGCGCGATGCGGAGAAGATCGTGGAAGTATTGGAGAACTACGAAACGGGCGAGGTCTATTTCGCGCAGAGCGCAGAAGAAAAAGAAGGGCTTTGGCGATTGCGCAGAAACGTTTCGCCTGCCGTCAACTCATACACGCTCACCAAAGCCGAAGATGTGGTTGTTCCTCGCGGGAATCTGCCTGCTTTGATAACAGCGATCAAAAGAATTGGCAAACAGTACGGTTTCAACTCAGTGTGCTTCGGCCATGTGGGAGATGGCAACCTCCATGTGAACATTATGAAGGAGGAAATTGATGATGCCTACTGGAACAAAGAAGTGAACGAAGGCATTGCCGACATCTTCAAAGCGGTGATCGAACTGGGCGGAACGCTATCTGGCGAACACGGCATCGGTATTGCCAAACGGCCTTACATGCATTTGGCCATGGCCGAAAAGAACCTCGATCTGATGCGTGGCATCAAAAAGGTCTTTGACCCGAACGGGATCCTGAATCCTGAGAAGATTTTCTGATCAGACCAATCAACTCCTATTATTTCCCATGTACCGCAGAATGTAATACAGCAACGTGGTCAGCGAAGCCAAGGCCGCTACGATATATGTTCTACCCGCCCATTTGAGTGCTGTTTTCGCTCCTTCATGTTCCTCTCCAGAGGTCAATCCACTTCTATCAAGCCAAACCAGCGCGCGGTTACTCGCGTCCATTTCCACAGGAAGGGTGATGAGTGTGAAAAGCGTAATGGCCGATTGCAGCACAATGATGGTCAACAGCATCTGATTGAACAGGTTGGCCGTGAACGCCAAGAAGATCATGGCAATGTAAACGAAGTTCAACGCTCTGGTACTGAAGTTGACGATCGGCACCAGCGAAGACCTCATCTGCAACCACGGATAACTTTTGGCATGTTGCACTGCGTGGCCACATTCGTGTGCTGCCACTGCAGCAGCCGATACATTCCGACCATTGTAAACCTCTTGGCTGAGATTCACGGTTTTGTTCGCAGGATTGTAATGGTCGGTGAGCTGGCCTGCAACGCTTTCCACCGTTACATCATAAATACCATTGTCGGCCAACATCTTGGCAGCCACCTGCGCTCCAGACATTCCAGAACTCAGAGGCATCTTGGAATATTGATTGAAAACGGTCTTCAACCTGCTGCTTACCGCAAAGCCGATAACGCCAAACACAACCATTATCAGCAATAAAACTGGACTAAAAATCATCTGTCTTTTCCTTTAAGTGAATTTCCATTTGGATGTCAATTGACGTACCAATAGCCATCAACTGAAAGAACAACCGTTGATGCGATAAGTTTGCGACAGTATCTGTTAAATATTCTGAACGATTCGGAAATATTGACAGCCGAAAACAATCAATTCGGTCATATTGACACTCATTTCAAACCTCTGAGCCGATGGCACAGATTTCGAAGGGTCGGGAATCAAACGGATTGATTATTAACCATAAAAACATAAGTCATGACACTCGTAAAAGTTAGAAAACCAAACAACGTTTTTCCTTCCATCTTCGATGAATTCTGGAAGGACTGGCAACCACAGGAAGTCTCTGAGTGGGTTCCAGCAGCCAACATCAAAGAATTGGACGATCGCTACCATGTAGAGCTTTCTGCCCCAGGCTACAGCCGCGATGACATTAAAGTTGCTGTTGAGGACGACACCTTGACCATTACTGGAGAAGTGAAGGTCGAAAATGAAGACAAGAAAGAGAACTACGTGAAACGTGAGTTCAGAAGTGGAAACTTCAAGCGTAGCTTCAACCTGAACGGAATGGTGAACGTAGAGAAGATCGATGCCAAGTATGTGGACGGCATTCTGAAGATCGACCTTCCGAAAGTGGATCAGGAGGTGAAGAAACTCAAGGAGATCAAAGTGGGATAACGACCCCCTAAATCCCCCAAAGGGGGACTTGAACGGCCCTGCACTTAGACCAAGTGCGGGGCCGTTGTGTTTCCGTTAAGGTTTGACGCATCAAACCCTAACTGCATCAAGGCCTTACATTTGCTTCAAACAAACCGACATGCCGAAGAAGAGACCTTTGATACTTGCTGTGAACGATGATGGAATTACGGCACCCGGTATTCAGGCGATGGTAGAAGCCGCGCAAGAGCTTGCCGAAGTGGTTGTGGTTGCGCCCGACAGTCCGCAGAGTGGAATGGGACACGCCATTACGTTGAACAAACCATTGCGCTTGGACAAAGTGGAATATCATGGCGAAAGCCTCGGTTACCAATGCAGCGGAACGCCTGTTGACTGCGTGAAGATCGCCATTGACAAGATCCTTCACCGAAAACCCGATCTGGTGATTTCAGGCATCAATCACGGAGCAAACCATTCCATCAACGTGATCTACAGCGGAACGATGTCGGCCGCGATGGAAGGTGCCATTGAGGGAATTCCGTCTGTTGGTTTCTCACTTTTGAACTATGCGCTGGATGCCGATTTCACGGCTTCAAAACACTTCGTGAAGATCATTGTGAAAAACATGCTTCATTTCGGCATGCCAACAGGAACGCTACTGAACGTGAACATTCCCGACCTTCCGTTGGAACAGATCAAAGGCGTAAAGATCTGCCGACAGGCCAATGCCAAATGGGAGGAGGAATTTGACGAACGCACCGATCCGCACAACAGAAAATACTATTGGCTCACTGGCGCATTCGCCAACTATGATAAGGGCGAGGACACGGATGTTTGGGCACTCAATAATGGATATGTTTCTGCCGTTCCCGTGCAGTTCGACCTGACGGCACACCACGCCATGCCGCGTTTGAATGATTGGGACCTTGGGTAAAGAGACAAGAAACAAGTGATAAGAGATAAGGGCTTTGAATAAAGACAACACCATACTTGGCTTGATCATTGGGCTTGTGGCTCCCATCATTGTGATGTTCATCTTCTGGCAGATCAATTTCGGGAAGCTGGGTTTTGAGGATTTCAGCGAACTGATGCTTCGCGGAGAGAAATTGCCAGGACTTATTTCCATCGGTCTTCTCGGAAATCTCGCTGCGTTCTTTGCCTTTTATCGAGCGAAACTGGATGTTTCGGCACGAGGCGTTATTCTGGCCACCTTCATCTACGGTGCTGTCATCGTTTACCTAAAATTTCTTGCATGAAGCTTTTTGTCATTGCGGGTGAGGCTTCGGGCGATATGCATGGCGCTAATCTGCTTCGGGCAATTAGAACGCTTGCGCCCAGCGCAACGTTTGAAGGTTTTGGAGGCGAACGGATGAAGGCGGAGGGCATGAAGATCCTGCGTCCGTTGGACAAGCTGAGTTTCATGGGTTTCGTGGAGATCGTTCAGAACCTTGGAACGGTGCGCGAGAATTTCCGCATTTGCAAGAAAGTACTGACGGAAAATCGGCCTGACGCCATCATTCTCATCGATTATCCAGGTTTCAATCTGCGTATGGCAAAATGGGCCAAGGAGCGGGGCATCCGTGTTTTCTATTATATCTCGCCACAGGTTTGGGCCTGGAAAGAGAACCGTGTGAAGAAGATGAAGAAATACATCGACCGCCTGATGGTGATCCTTCCCTTTGAAAAGGAATTCTTCGCGAAGCATGGGATGAACGTTGATTTTGTTGGACATCCGCTGATCGATGAAATAGAAGCACGGAATCAACGATCCGACATCAGAAAGGAGAATGTGATCGCGCTGTTGCCAGGATCGCGCGAGCAGGAGATCAAACACATTCTACCTGAGATGCTGAAACTTCAGGAACACTTTCCTGAATATCATTTTATGATAGGCAAAGCACCGGGAAGGACGGCCGCGTTTTACAGATCACGCTTCCATTTGGGCAAGGTTGATGTGTTTGAGGATGGCACGTACAAGCTGCTTTCGCGAGCGAAAGTTGCGCTGGTGGCAAGCGGAACCGCCACCTTGGAAACGGGTCTTTTGAAAGTGCCGCAGGTCGTGTGCTACAAGGCGAGCGGCATTTCGGTGCGCATTGCGCGAAGTCTGATCAAGGTGCCTTACATCTCGCTGGTCAATCTCATTCTGGACAAACCTGCGGTGAAGGAGTTGATACAACAGGAACTGAATAAGGAAAACCTGACCAAGGAATTGAACCGTTTGTTGAACGATGAGAAGGCCAAAACCCAACTTCAGGAAGATTACGACAACCTTTGGACGGCACTTGGCGGTGGTGGCGCTTCGGAAAAGGCTGCGAAATTGATCGTGGATAATCTGTAGAAAGGATGAAGCCGTTCTCTATCTTTGAAAGAACATTCTAACCGCAATGAGCATCAAAACGGATATTGCCTGGATAAAGGAAGAGTTGGACAAAGTTGACGACCCTGATCTGATCTCGGCTTTCAAAAGCCTGCTGAATTACCGTGAACGTCAATCCAAAATCAGTGCTTTTCGAGAAGAACGTATGGAATATGCTAAACGCTCGGAAGAAGACTTTGAGGCTGGAAGAACTTATTCTCCAAACGAAGCTCTGGAAGAACTGACCAAACGACTGAAGAAGTGAAGGTGGTCATCACCGAAACCGCGCTTACAAATCTGGAGCGTGGGCTGGAATTCATGCGTAAAAGACATCCTGAAAGTCTTTGTCTGGAAATCGGCAGAAAGGTAATTCGTTCAACATATGAACTTGCCGACAGTCCATTCATCGGTCAGCTTGAACCAATGTTTGAAGAACTTGAGATGGAGCATAGACGCATCATTGTCGGACACTTCAAGGTTGTCTATCGTATCATCGAGAAAGCTGATACCGTCCTTGTGACCGACATTTTTGACAGCAGACAAGACCCTTCTAAGATGCAATCATAGACCCTTATATTTGAAACCATGAAAGAAGTACAGTTCAGAGAAGCGCTATGTGAAGCGATGAGTGAGGAAATGCGAAGAGACGAAAACGTGTTTCTGATGGGAGAGGAAGTGGCCGAATACAACGGTGCGTATAAGGTGAGCCAAGGCATGTTGGATGAATTCGGGGAGAAACGGGTGATTGACACACCCATTGCGGAGCTTGGTTTTGCTGGCATCGGCATCGGTGCTGCGATGAACGGACTCCGCCCCATTGTAGAGTTCATGACGTTTAATTTTTCGCTGGTTGCGATCGATCAGGTGATCAACTCGGCTGCGAAGATTCACCAGATGAGCGGTGGGCAGTTCACTGTGCCTATCGTTTTCCGCGGACCGACAGGTTCTGCCGGGCAATTGGCAGCGCAGCACTCGCAAGCGTTTGAAAACTGGTATGCGAACTGTCCTGGGTTGAAAGTAGTGGTTCCTTCCAACCCTGCGGATGCGAAAGGGCTGCTGAAATCAGCAATCCGCGACAATGACCCTGTGATCTTTATGGAAAGCGAGCAGATGTATGGCGACAAGGGAATGATTCCCGAAGGCGAATACCTCATTCCGATCGGAAAAGCGGATGTAAAACGCAAGGGAAAGGATGTGACCATCGTTTCCTTCGGGAAAATCATGAAAGTGACACTGGCCGCAGCCGAGGAATTGGCGAAAGAAGGAATTGAAGCGGAAGTGATCGATCTGCGCACAGTAAGACCCATTGACTATGCTACCGTTGTGGAATCTGTAAAGAAGACGAACCGCATGGTGGTGGTGGAAGAAGCGTGGCCGCTGGCCTCCATTTCATCCGAACTGACCTATAACGTGCAGAAAGATGCTTTTGACTACATGGATGCGCCTGTGAAACGCGTGACGTGCCAGGACACACCGCTTGCCTACGCTCCTACGCTTGTGGAAGAATGGCTTCCGAATGTTGGAAGGGTTGTGGAGGCTGTGAAGGGTGTGCTTTACGTTCAGTAACGGAAAACTCGAAATCCGAAAGGAAGAATAGCCACTGGAGACAGAATTGTTTCGCTGACGAAGGAAGCGCCTCCTTAACACGATTTTAGACCCCTCGTACCTCGGGGAATCAAAAGAAAGTGTAAGGTAGCGTGCGTTAGGGGCTGAAGCGGCATCCTTTTTTCAATCACTCGCGCTTCGTCCTTCGACCCTGCGACAGGCTCAGGGCAAGTCTTTCAGGATGACAGCTCAGCGCCCGTTCTGAAAAAAGATATAGCGGAAGACCCGACCCCGCACATAACGCCAAAGCGGTTATGTGCGGAGGAACGCCCAAATAACCAGACCTCTACCCTGTTCATTCTCAAACAAATAGCTTCACTTTTGCTTAACGAGAATGAGGTTTGCATTAAATGATGTTTCTCATACCTTTGCGCGCTTCAAAAAAGAGGTTAAAAACAACTAAGACAACCAATATCTAATCATGGACAAGATCATTTACATCCTTCCATTGTTCGGAGTGCTTTCGCTCCTTTATGTTGCATGGAAAAGTGCTTGGGTAAGCAAGCAACCTGTCGGTAACGACAAGATGGCGCGTATCGCTGATAACATCTCGAAAGGTGCTATGGCGTTCTTGAGCGCTGAATACAAGATCCTTGCAATTTTCGTAGTGGCGGTAGCTGGCCTTCTTGCTTTTAAAGGCGCTGGTGAGGCTGAATCGAGCCCACTTGTGGCGCTTTCGTTTGTTGTTGGTGCGATCTGCTCTGCCCTTGCGGGTTACTTGGGTATGAAAGTGGCCACAAAGGCAAACGTCCGTACAACCAATGCTGCACAAACTTCGCTTGGAAAGGCACTTGAAGTTGCCTTCGGTGGTGGTTCGGTTATGGGAATGGGTGTTGTAGGCTTGGGTGTTCTCGGTCTGAGCAGCCTTTTCCTTCTCTATTCTGAAGTTATCGGTGCTGATTGGGACATCACGAAAGTGCTGAACGTGTTGGCAGGCTTCTCTTTGGGAGCTTCTTCTATCGCGCTTTTTGCACGTGTTGGTGGTGGTATCTATACGAAAGCTGCTGACGTTGGTGCTGACCTTGTAGGAAAGGTTGAGGCCGGTATTCCTGAGGATCACCCACTGAACCCAGCTACCATTGCAGATAACGTTGGTGACAACGTTGGTGACGTGGCAGGTATGGGTGCTGACCTTTTCGAGTCTTATGTTGGTTCCATTATCGGTACCATGGTTTTGGGCGCGGCTTTCGTTACGCTTCCAGAATTTGCTTCACAGTTTGATGGTTTGGGAGCTGTATTGCTTCCATTGGTGTTGGCTGCAGCCGGTATCGTCATGTCTATCGTTGGTACCTTCTTCGTGAAAGTAAAAGAAGG
Encoded here:
- the surE gene encoding 5'/3'-nucleotidase SurE, with translation MPKKRPLILAVNDDGITAPGIQAMVEAAQELAEVVVVAPDSPQSGMGHAITLNKPLRLDKVEYHGESLGYQCSGTPVDCVKIAIDKILHRKPDLVISGINHGANHSINVIYSGTMSAAMEGAIEGIPSVGFSLLNYALDADFTASKHFVKIIVKNMLHFGMPTGTLLNVNIPDLPLEQIKGVKICRQANAKWEEEFDERTDPHNRKYYWLTGAFANYDKGEDTDVWALNNGYVSAVPVQFDLTAHHAMPRLNDWDLG
- the lpxB gene encoding lipid-A-disaccharide synthase yields the protein MKLFVIAGEASGDMHGANLLRAIRTLAPSATFEGFGGERMKAEGMKILRPLDKLSFMGFVEIVQNLGTVRENFRICKKVLTENRPDAIILIDYPGFNLRMAKWAKERGIRVFYYISPQVWAWKENRVKKMKKYIDRLMVILPFEKEFFAKHGMNVDFVGHPLIDEIEARNQRSDIRKENVIALLPGSREQEIKHILPEMLKLQEHFPEYHFMIGKAPGRTAAFYRSRFHLGKVDVFEDGTYKLLSRAKVALVASGTATLETGLLKVPQVVCYKASGISVRIARSLIKVPYISLVNLILDKPAVKELIQQELNKENLTKELNRLLNDEKAKTQLQEDYDNLWTALGGGGASEKAAKLIVDNL
- a CDS encoding FAD-binding protein, whose amino-acid sequence is MAYGQITAEVINALKTIVGEANFHVDEETLTEHASDKTEDHVFMPQVVVMPGKAEEVAAMLKLCNEHVIPVTPRGGGTGLSGGALPIKGGVVVAMKRFNQILDIDELNLQATVEPGVITEVFQNAVKEKGLFYPPDPSSKGSCFLGGNLGENAGGPKAVKYGVTRDYVLNMQVALPTGELIWTAANVLKNSTGYNLTQLMCGSEGTLGIITKIVFKLRPYPKKDVTLLVPFTTAEEACRAISGIYMAGITPSGMEFVERDAIVLTMKYVDEVLSAPVSIDLPDNINAHLIIELDGNDDEVLMRDAEKIVEVLENYETGEVYFAQSAEEKEGLWRLRRNVSPAVNSYTLTKAEDVVVPRGNLPALITAIKRIGKQYGFNSVCFGHVGDGNLHVNIMKEEIDDAYWNKEVNEGIADIFKAVIELGGTLSGEHGIGIAKRPYMHLAMAEKNLDLMRGIKKVFDPNGILNPEKIF
- a CDS encoding Hsp20 family protein — protein: MTLVKVRKPNNVFPSIFDEFWKDWQPQEVSEWVPAANIKELDDRYHVELSAPGYSRDDIKVAVEDDTLTITGEVKVENEDKKENYVKREFRSGNFKRSFNLNGMVNVEKIDAKYVDGILKIDLPKVDQEVKKLKEIKVG
- a CDS encoding MFS transporter; this encodes MTAAQQKQLFGHPAGLFILFFTEMWERFSYYGMRALLVLFLVTGLEDGGWAWEREDALKLYAMYTGLVYVTPIFGGLLADKLLGFRKAVMLGAFLMTCGHASMALETEFTFYLGLILLVLGNGAFKPNISSIVGNLYPKSSDKKDAAYTIFYMGINAGAFLGILLCGYIGEKVGWSFGFGLAGVFMFLGMLQFYFAQGIFGKIGLSPKQGQALEVSVQNNHMELDEDVEENVPANVERDRLLVIGILAFFTIFFWMAFEQAGGSMTIFAKDYTNRVLTGEAANTFRWFNTILTIAPLAIVTYVLITLFRQTFKRYWLSNTFLGLSFVIIWYVAIIMLMREFTAESSEVPASWFGILNSFFIIAFAPIFSKMWENWFNPSASVKFALGLILLGLGFGALAFGAASIPQGAATASVSMVWLILAYFLHTMGELALSPVGLSYVSKLAPARLVGLMFGVWFGATAIANYLAGWTGSLIDTITEMYSMSTFFLIYTALPIGAGVVLVLLTPIIKRKMHGIH
- a CDS encoding pyruvate dehydrogenase complex E1 component subunit beta; amino-acid sequence: MKEVQFREALCEAMSEEMRRDENVFLMGEEVAEYNGAYKVSQGMLDEFGEKRVIDTPIAELGFAGIGIGAAMNGLRPIVEFMTFNFSLVAIDQVINSAAKIHQMSGGQFTVPIVFRGPTGSAGQLAAQHSQAFENWYANCPGLKVVVPSNPADAKGLLKSAIRDNDPVIFMESEQMYGDKGMIPEGEYLIPIGKADVKRKGKDVTIVSFGKIMKVTLAAAEELAKEGIEAEVIDLRTVRPIDYATVVESVKKTNRMVVVEEAWPLASISSELTYNVQKDAFDYMDAPVKRVTCQDTPLAYAPTLVEEWLPNVGRVVEAVKGVLYVQ
- a CDS encoding prolyl oligopeptidase family serine peptidase, whose protein sequence is MERPLRRTSIVFLIIFNTLAVFAQQEITLEDIWKTGKFRTEGVYGIRSLNDGKHYTTLQNSNVIKYSYESGDSVDAIVLASDLKFDGGMVTIDEYDFNKSETKLLLATEEDPVYRHSSSYKYYAYDRTDKKLREVAGGKHVFHATFSPVSNQVAYVKDNDLYVEDLDTKKTQRITSNGKKNEIINGMSDWVYEEEFAFTKAFQWSPDGRFIAYYEFNETEVKEFSMTKYEGQLYPSEERFKYPKAGEKNSKVAIYIYHVDRELNVKVEIGERDDIYIPRIKWTNDPSTLSIQRMNRLQNRLELLFADALKGKTRVVLSEISDTYIDITDNLTFLDGGQEFIWSSEKDGYNHLYLYDVAGNVKAQLTSGEWDVTDFYGIDAKGKNFYYQSSEEGPTQRHVYAASLNGNFKRKLTPNKGQNYPNFSKTNEYFINQHSDANTPPFISLITDKGKQLRVLKDNASLKKMLAEMNLPKKEFFSFTPSHGTSLNAWMIKPANFDPTQKYPVLVLIYGGPGSNTVNDAWGSKTQMWELMLAQQGYIIVSVDNRGTGNRGRDFKNCTYKQLGKLEVEDYIETAKYLGTLGYVNPARIGMYGWSYGGYMSSLALTKGADYYSMAIAVAPVTNWRFYDSIYTERYMRTPQENAKGYDDNSPINHVEKMKGAYLLVHGTGDDNVHFQNTVEMTEALIEANKQFELYIYPDRNHGIYGKNARLHLFTKMTDFIKKNL
- a CDS encoding DUF1987 domain-containing protein, producing the protein MGDLKSLRLEATKETPQVTLDAEANRFEITGRSFPLNAKGFYLPILEWLDSYAAAPNSKTEFTFRLEYFNTPSSKSISDILRKLKEIKDDGNDVTVFWFYEEDDIDILDLGHVFARTVGMDFEFKEYTD